A window from Drosophila santomea strain STO CAGO 1482 unplaced genomic scaffold, Prin_Dsan_1.1 Segkk9_quiver_pilon_scaf, whole genome shotgun sequence encodes these proteins:
- the LOC120457984 gene encoding RNA-binding protein cabeza-like gives MDRPTDSFRCLDAPVVLSGGRFDRGGGGGDGRGGGNVQPRDGDWKCNSCNNTNFAWRNECNRCKISKGDDKGSSGGGGGGYDPGNDRGSGGGGYQNRDRGGSSQGGGGGGGYSQFNDNGGGRGGGGGNRRDGGGPIRNDGGMRSRPY, from the coding sequence ATGGATCGTCCAACGGactcgttccgctgtctcgACGCTCCCGTCGTCCTGAGTGGTGGACGCTTTGACcgtggaggaggcggtggagaTGGTCGTGGCGGCGGCAATGTACAACCGCGTGATGGCGACTGGAAATGCAACAGCTGTAATAACACCAACTTTGCCTGGCGCAACGAATGCAATAGATGCAAGATTTCCAAGGGCGACGACAAGGGATCGagcggtggtggcggcggaggcTACGACCCTGGAAATGATCGTGGATCCGGCGGCGGTGGATATCAGAACAGAGATCGCGGCGGAAGCTCGCaaggaggcggcggcggtggcggctaCTCGCAATTCAATGACAATGGCGGAGGACggggtggcggcggcggcaaccGCCGTGATGGTGGTGGACCCATAAGGAACGATGGCGGCATGCGTTCTAGACCATATTAA